From Streptomyces chrestomyceticus JCM 4735, one genomic window encodes:
- a CDS encoding NHL domain-containing thioredoxin family protein yields MNDDAPVPTSAPAPRRARVRAPELIGKGGWINTGGKDLKLADFRGRTLILDFWTFCCVNCLHVLDELRELEERHRDTVVIIGVHSPKFVHEAEHQAVVDAVERYEVEHPVLDDPELATWKQYAVRAWPTLVVIDPEGYVVAQHAGEGHAHAIETLVAELEAEHEAKGTLRRGDGPYVPPEPVATDLRFPGKALRLPGGTFLVSDTTRHQLVELAADGETVLRRIGSGERGFGPDAFSEPQGLALLPDGKIAVADTVNHAIRTFDPETGEIATVAGTGKQWWQGSATSGPAREVDLSSPWDVAWWQDRLWIAMAGVHQLWTYDPATETVAAVAGTTNEGLVDGPAAEAWFAQPSGLAAAGDRLWVADSETSAVRWLDTDLVVHTAVGTGLFDFGHRDGDAAQALLQHPLGVTALPDGSVAVSDTYNHALRRYDPATGEVSTLATDLREPSDAVLVGDEGSGDPEIVVVESARHRLTRLRLPEEAVRVESVAHRTQRAATEVGPGKLSLDVIFQAPAGQKLDLRYGPSTRLLVSSTPPELLASGDGADTDLSRELVLADGVTEGVLHVSAMAASCDDDPAVEYPACHVHQQDWGVPVRVVEGGTGRLALVLAGMDEASAE; encoded by the coding sequence ATGAACGATGATGCCCCGGTGCCCACCTCTGCGCCCGCGCCCCGCCGTGCCCGTGTCCGCGCCCCTGAACTGATCGGCAAGGGCGGCTGGATCAACACCGGCGGGAAAGATCTGAAGCTCGCCGACTTTCGAGGTCGCACATTGATCCTCGATTTTTGGACCTTCTGCTGTGTGAACTGCCTGCACGTTCTGGACGAGCTGCGGGAGCTGGAGGAGCGCCACCGGGACACCGTGGTGATCATCGGGGTGCACTCGCCGAAGTTCGTGCACGAGGCCGAGCACCAGGCCGTGGTGGACGCCGTCGAGCGGTACGAGGTCGAGCACCCGGTGCTGGACGACCCCGAGCTGGCCACCTGGAAGCAGTACGCGGTGCGGGCCTGGCCGACGCTGGTCGTCATCGACCCCGAGGGGTACGTCGTCGCGCAGCACGCCGGTGAGGGGCACGCGCACGCCATCGAGACGCTGGTGGCGGAGCTGGAGGCGGAGCACGAGGCGAAGGGGACGCTGCGGCGCGGGGACGGGCCGTACGTGCCGCCGGAGCCGGTCGCCACCGACCTGCGCTTCCCGGGCAAGGCGCTGCGTCTGCCCGGTGGCACGTTCCTGGTGTCCGACACCACCCGGCACCAGCTCGTGGAGCTGGCCGCGGACGGCGAGACCGTACTGCGCCGGATCGGCAGCGGCGAGCGCGGCTTCGGCCCGGACGCCTTCAGCGAGCCGCAGGGCCTGGCGCTGCTGCCGGACGGGAAGATCGCCGTCGCCGACACCGTCAACCACGCGATCCGCACGTTCGACCCGGAGACCGGCGAGATCGCGACCGTGGCCGGCACCGGCAAGCAGTGGTGGCAGGGCTCGGCGACCTCCGGCCCCGCCCGCGAGGTGGACCTGTCCTCGCCGTGGGACGTGGCCTGGTGGCAGGACCGGCTGTGGATCGCGATGGCCGGCGTGCACCAACTGTGGACGTACGACCCGGCCACGGAGACCGTCGCAGCGGTCGCCGGTACGACGAACGAGGGCCTGGTGGACGGCCCGGCGGCCGAGGCGTGGTTCGCGCAGCCGTCCGGCCTGGCGGCGGCCGGGGACCGGCTGTGGGTCGCGGACTCCGAGACCAGCGCGGTCCGCTGGCTGGACACCGACCTCGTCGTGCACACCGCGGTGGGCACCGGCCTGTTCGACTTCGGGCACCGCGACGGCGACGCGGCCCAGGCGCTGCTCCAGCACCCGCTCGGCGTCACCGCGCTCCCTGACGGCTCGGTCGCCGTCTCCGACACGTACAACCACGCGCTGCGCCGCTACGACCCCGCGACCGGCGAGGTCAGCACGCTCGCGACCGACCTGCGCGAACCGTCCGACGCGGTGCTCGTCGGAGACGAGGGCTCCGGCGATCCGGAGATCGTCGTGGTCGAGTCGGCACGTCACCGCCTGACCCGGCTGCGGCTGCCCGAGGAAGCCGTACGGGTCGAGTCCGTCGCACACCGTACGCAGCGCGCGGCGACCGAGGTCGGCCCCGGCAAGCTCAGCCTGGACGTCATCTTCCAGGCCCCGGCGGGCCAGAAGCTGGACCTCCGCTACGGCCCGTCCACCCGGCTCCTCGTCAGCTCGACCCCGCCCGAACTGCTGGCCTCCGGCGACGGCGCGGACACCGACCTCAGCCGCGAACTGGTGCTCGCGGACGGGGTGACGGAGGGCGTGCTGCACGTCTCCGCGATGGCGGCGTCCTGCGACGACGACCCGGCGGTCGAGTACCCGGCCTGCCATGTGCACCAGCAGGACTGGGGCGTTCCGGTCCGGGTCGTCGAGGGCGGCACGGGGCGGCTGGCGCTGGTGCTGGCGGGGATGGACGAGGCGAGCGCGGAGTGA
- a CDS encoding DUF4232 domain-containing protein, with amino-acid sequence MSARRSRRSAAYAALAVAMAGSLALTGCSGNAKSKKSAKKSSSKSSKSKKKKIIGGGAAAGAGAGAAAGSRSARACGPGMFRFEVYSHAPNDHVVIKAVNTSGTRSCLVYNHPLIRFGGAKDPLPLLKGSNVMGGDVETVRPKGAVWASIPTATAAQKGSGKKTYATVEFSGSDLNGAPKGPPQRVDFRNAPVAVGASQVTYWQSTLNRAESYTKPKG; translated from the coding sequence ATGTCCGCACGCCGCTCCCGCCGCTCCGCCGCATATGCGGCGCTCGCCGTCGCGATGGCCGGGTCGCTTGCCCTGACCGGATGTTCCGGGAATGCGAAGAGCAAGAAGAGCGCGAAGAAGTCGTCTTCGAAGTCGTCGAAGAGCAAGAAGAAAAAGATCATCGGCGGTGGCGCGGCAGCGGGCGCGGGTGCCGGTGCTGCGGCAGGTTCGCGGAGTGCGCGGGCGTGCGGTCCCGGAATGTTCCGCTTCGAGGTGTATTCCCACGCGCCGAACGATCACGTCGTGATCAAGGCCGTGAACACCAGCGGCACCCGCTCCTGCCTGGTCTACAACCACCCGCTGATCCGCTTCGGCGGCGCCAAGGATCCGCTGCCGCTGCTCAAGGGCAGCAATGTCATGGGCGGGGACGTGGAGACCGTCCGGCCCAAGGGCGCGGTCTGGGCGAGCATTCCCACCGCCACCGCCGCCCAGAAGGGCAGCGGCAAGAAGACGTACGCGACGGTCGAGTTCAGCGGCAGCGACCTGAACGGTGCCCCGAAGGGGCCGCCGCAGCGCGTCGACTTCCGTAACGCGCCGGTGGCGGTCGGCGCCTCCCAGGTCACGTACTGGCAGAGCACGCTGAACCGGGCGGAGAGCTACACGAAGCCGAAGGGGTGA
- a CDS encoding DUF397 domain-containing protein, whose translation MPEPQWLKSSFSEASGNNCVEIASTGAHVALRESEDLSRTLMTAPHAFRSLLVGIKADIVVATDH comes from the coding sequence GTGCCCGAACCGCAGTGGCTCAAGTCCTCATTCTCCGAGGCATCCGGCAACAACTGCGTCGAAATCGCCTCGACCGGCGCCCATGTGGCGCTCCGCGAAAGCGAAGATCTCAGCCGTACCCTCATGACCGCCCCCCATGCATTCCGGAGCCTGCTGGTCGGCATAAAGGCCGACATAGTCGTTGCCACGGACCACTGA
- a CDS encoding helix-turn-helix domain-containing protein, whose amino-acid sequence MAPRQAPTVRQRRFGTELRRLREAVGMTAPVAGERLGADRTMISNIEAGRFGISEERLRRLASIYECDDPALVDALATMTGGRSKGWWDEYRGKIPPDFLDVAELEHHATSLRTLQTVHIPGLFQTEDHARALFDLYIPALPRLEVELRVAHRLARHDVVARESGVPYVATIHEAALRMQIGGRKTAKNQLSRLLEESERPNVRMLVIPFSAGGFPMAEGSMIYASAANPHLDTVEVDSPVGAIFFDSPTHLANFRRRMDCVEEVALNPKKSRDLILAIAATL is encoded by the coding sequence ATGGCCCCACGCCAAGCCCCCACCGTCCGCCAACGCCGCTTCGGCACCGAACTCCGGCGCCTGCGCGAAGCCGTCGGCATGACCGCCCCGGTAGCCGGCGAGCGGCTGGGCGCGGACCGCACGATGATCTCCAACATCGAAGCGGGCCGGTTCGGCATCAGCGAGGAGCGGCTGCGCCGCCTGGCCAGCATCTACGAATGTGACGACCCCGCGCTGGTGGACGCCCTCGCCACGATGACCGGCGGCCGGTCGAAGGGCTGGTGGGACGAGTACCGGGGCAAGATCCCGCCGGACTTCCTGGACGTAGCGGAACTGGAGCACCACGCGACGAGCCTGCGGACGCTCCAGACGGTGCACATCCCCGGCCTGTTCCAGACCGAGGACCACGCCCGGGCCCTGTTCGACCTCTACATTCCCGCGCTGCCCCGGCTGGAGGTCGAGTTGCGGGTGGCCCACCGCCTGGCACGGCACGATGTGGTGGCGCGGGAGTCGGGCGTTCCGTATGTGGCGACGATCCACGAGGCGGCCCTGCGTATGCAGATCGGAGGAAGGAAGACCGCCAAGAACCAGCTCAGCCGTCTTCTGGAGGAGAGCGAACGCCCCAACGTCCGAATGCTGGTGATCCCCTTCTCGGCCGGCGGCTTTCCCATGGCCGAGGGCTCCATGATCTACGCCTCGGCCGCGAACCCGCACCTGGACACCGTGGAAGTGGACTCACCGGTGGGCGCCATCTTCTTCGATTCGCCCACCCACTTGGCCAACTTCCGGCGGCGTATGGACTGCGTCGAAGAGGTGGCGTTGAATCCGAAGAAGTCGAGGGATCTCATCCTCGCCATCGCCGCCACCCTTTAG
- a CDS encoding ATP-binding protein, translating to MYVEPWPPSPEPLAFTDPWEYELAFPGDPRGPGIARMTLRAVLAAHGVPELIERAELLTSELTTNSVRHAKGSASVRLRWTHPVLRVSVSDTVPFLPATLRSPTLEAGSGRGLFILDRVADRWGGCALGDSLLGPGGKSIWFELAVRTGPPPPQTPPALVA from the coding sequence GTGTACGTCGAACCGTGGCCCCCGTCCCCCGAACCCCTCGCCTTCACCGACCCGTGGGAGTACGAACTCGCCTTTCCCGGCGACCCGCGCGGGCCCGGCATCGCCCGTATGACCCTGCGCGCGGTGCTGGCCGCCCACGGCGTGCCCGAACTCATCGAGCGGGCCGAGTTGCTGACCTCGGAGCTGACCACCAACTCCGTACGGCACGCCAAGGGTTCCGCGAGCGTCCGCCTGCGCTGGACGCATCCCGTCCTGCGGGTCAGCGTCTCGGACACGGTGCCGTTCCTGCCCGCCACGCTGCGGTCGCCCACGCTCGAAGCGGGCAGCGGACGCGGCCTGTTCATCCTCGACCGCGTGGCGGACCGGTGGGGCGGCTGCGCGCTCGGGGACTCGTTGCTCGGGCCCGGCGGCAAGAGCATCTGGTTCGAACTGGCGGTACGCACCGGCCCTCCGCCGCCGCAGACGCCGCCCGCACTGGTGGCTTGA
- a CDS encoding class I SAM-dependent methyltransferase: protein MRQDEIWDHRAAQRYDTPGTGMFAPEVLDPAVDRLAELADGGRALEFAIGTGRVAVPLAQRGVLVTGIELSQPMIDQLRTKADESTIPVVMGDMATTTAPGPFHLVYLVFNTISNLLTQPEQVECFRNAARHLTPGGRFVIELHVPDLRRLPPGQQAVVFTSEPGYLGVDTYDPLHQHLTSHHFRYTEDGQAHLARSPHRYIWPAELDLMAQLAGFELESRHADWKGGEFTAESGAHVSVYRLGEGA from the coding sequence ATGCGACAGGACGAGATCTGGGATCACCGTGCCGCACAGCGCTACGACACCCCCGGCACCGGCATGTTCGCCCCGGAGGTGCTGGACCCGGCCGTGGACCGCCTCGCGGAACTCGCCGACGGCGGCCGGGCGCTGGAGTTCGCCATCGGCACCGGCCGCGTGGCCGTACCGCTCGCACAGCGCGGCGTCCTGGTCACCGGCATCGAACTCTCCCAGCCGATGATCGACCAACTCCGTACGAAAGCGGACGAGTCGACCATCCCGGTCGTGATGGGCGACATGGCAACCACCACCGCCCCCGGCCCCTTCCACCTCGTCTACCTGGTCTTCAACACCATCTCCAACCTCCTCACCCAGCCCGAACAGGTCGAGTGCTTCCGCAACGCCGCCCGCCACCTCACCCCCGGCGGCCGTTTCGTCATCGAACTGCACGTACCCGACCTGCGAAGACTCCCACCCGGCCAACAAGCCGTCGTCTTCACCTCGGAACCCGGCTACCTGGGCGTGGACACCTACGACCCCCTCCACCAGCACCTCACCTCCCACCACTTCCGCTACACCGAAGACGGCCAAGCCCACCTGGCCCGCAGCCCCCACCGCTACATCTGGCCCGCCGAACTCGACCTCATGGCCCAACTGGCCGGCTTCGAGCTGGAGTCCCGGCATGCGGACTGGAAGGGCGGGGAATTCACGGCGGAGTCGGGGGCGCATGTTTCGGTTTACCGGTTGGGGGAGGGAGCGTAG
- a CDS encoding DUF6458 family protein, with product MGIGWCIGLLALGGILTFAVDWQMAGVNLHLVGLILMVVGVIGIAAYVSIFKRRRMQPPSPAAPVVEETHRMHYED from the coding sequence ATGGGCATCGGATGGTGCATCGGTCTGCTCGCGCTGGGAGGCATCCTGACCTTCGCGGTGGACTGGCAGATGGCCGGAGTCAACCTCCACCTCGTCGGCCTGATCCTGATGGTGGTCGGCGTCATCGGCATCGCGGCGTACGTCAGCATCTTCAAGCGCCGCCGCATGCAGCCGCCGAGCCCGGCGGCCCCGGTGGTCGAGGAGACCCACCGCATGCACTACGAGGACTGA
- a CDS encoding DUF4232 domain-containing protein produces MPRHTVTEAATAHSARHRADGGRARSRALRAAAAGLTAVAALGLLTACGGQEALKTSDAKPFHPFGKDSGGSDEPLGPGMPSSSRTGQAVGNSGRPACDASKVVVAAKPIPQPPGRLLLQVTNTSPAACDLYGFPRLRDGDTTPTTAPDARSAPRSPLTLAPGGTAYAALTPSPADDAPERHTLTVGFTDHRGHGIPGPRAHVQLPGGVRFDGAAQVTYWQYDVNRAVRP; encoded by the coding sequence ATGCCGCGCCACACCGTTACGGAGGCCGCCACCGCCCACAGCGCCCGCCACCGTGCCGACGGCGGGCGCGCGCGTTCCCGTGCCCTGCGGGCCGCTGCCGCCGGGCTCACCGCCGTGGCCGCCCTCGGCCTGCTCACCGCCTGCGGCGGGCAGGAGGCCCTCAAGACCAGCGACGCCAAGCCGTTCCACCCCTTCGGGAAGGACTCCGGCGGCTCGGACGAGCCGCTGGGTCCGGGCATGCCCAGCAGCTCCCGTACCGGCCAGGCCGTCGGCAACAGCGGCCGCCCGGCCTGCGACGCCTCGAAGGTGGTGGTCGCGGCCAAGCCGATCCCCCAGCCGCCCGGCCGTCTCCTCCTCCAGGTCACCAACACTTCCCCCGCCGCCTGCGACCTGTACGGATTCCCGCGCCTGCGGGACGGTGACACGACCCCCACCACCGCCCCGGACGCCCGCAGCGCACCCCGCTCGCCCCTCACCCTCGCCCCCGGCGGCACCGCGTACGCCGCCCTCACGCCGTCCCCCGCCGATGACGCCCCCGAGCGGCACACCCTGACGGTCGGCTTCACGGACCACCGCGGCCACGGCATACCCGGGCCCCGCGCACACGTCCAGTTGCCCGGCGGAGTCCGCTTCGACGGCGCCGCACAGGTGACGTACTGGCAGTACGACGTGAACCGCGCCGTACGCCCGTAA
- a CDS encoding M18 family aminopeptidase, giving the protein MSHSARFDRGHTDDLMSFLAASPSPYHAVANAAERLEKAGFRQVAETDAWDGESGGKYVLRGGAIIAWYVPEGATAATPYRIVGAHTDSPNLRVKPIPDTGHRGWRQVAVEVYGGTLLNTWLDRDLGLSGRVTLRDGSTRLVNVDRALMRVPQLAVHLDRSVNADGLKLDKQRHMTPIWGLGEVREGDLVAFVEEEIGVPAGDIRGWDLMLHSIEPPAYLGRDRELVAGPRMDNLLSVHAGTAALAAVTTSDAEPPYIPVLAAFDHEENGSQSDTGADGPLLGTVLERSVFARGGSYEDRARAFAGTVCLSSDTGHALHPNYTERHDPGHHPMPNGGPILKVNVNQRYATDGSGRAVFADACERAGVPWQSFVSNNAMPCGTTIGPITAARHGIATVDIGVAILSMHSARELCGSEDPHLLASALTAFLEG; this is encoded by the coding sequence ATGAGCCATTCCGCCCGCTTCGACCGCGGCCACACCGACGACCTGATGTCCTTCCTCGCCGCCTCCCCCTCGCCGTACCACGCCGTGGCCAACGCGGCCGAGCGGCTGGAGAAGGCGGGGTTCCGGCAGGTGGCCGAGACCGACGCCTGGGACGGCGAGAGCGGCGGCAAGTACGTCCTGCGCGGCGGGGCGATCATCGCCTGGTACGTCCCGGAGGGCGCCACCGCGGCCACTCCGTACCGCATCGTCGGCGCCCACACCGACTCGCCCAATCTGCGCGTCAAGCCCATCCCGGACACCGGCCACCGCGGCTGGCGGCAGGTCGCCGTCGAGGTCTACGGCGGCACCCTGCTCAACACCTGGCTCGACCGTGACCTGGGCCTGAGCGGCCGGGTCACGCTGCGCGACGGCAGCACCCGGCTGGTCAACGTCGACCGCGCCCTGATGCGGGTGCCGCAGCTCGCCGTGCACCTGGACCGCTCGGTCAACGCCGACGGACTCAAGCTCGACAAGCAGCGCCACATGACGCCGATCTGGGGCCTGGGCGAGGTGCGCGAGGGCGACCTGGTCGCCTTCGTGGAGGAGGAGATCGGGGTGCCGGCCGGCGACATACGCGGCTGGGACCTGATGCTCCACAGCATCGAGCCGCCCGCCTACCTCGGCCGCGACCGCGAGCTGGTGGCCGGTCCGCGGATGGACAACCTGCTGTCCGTGCACGCCGGTACGGCCGCGCTGGCGGCGGTCACCACGTCCGACGCGGAGCCGCCGTACATCCCGGTGCTGGCCGCCTTCGACCACGAGGAGAACGGCAGCCAGTCCGACACCGGCGCCGACGGCCCGCTGCTCGGCACGGTGCTCGAACGTTCGGTCTTCGCCCGCGGCGGCTCGTACGAGGACCGCGCCCGCGCCTTCGCCGGCACGGTCTGCCTCTCCTCGGACACCGGCCACGCGCTGCACCCCAACTACACCGAGCGGCACGACCCGGGCCACCACCCGATGCCCAACGGCGGACCGATCCTGAAGGTCAACGTCAACCAGCGGTACGCCACCGACGGCAGCGGCCGCGCGGTCTTCGCGGACGCCTGCGAGCGGGCCGGCGTGCCGTGGCAGTCCTTCGTCTCGAACAACGCGATGCCCTGCGGCACCACCATCGGGCCGATCACCGCGGCCCGGCACGGCATCGCCACGGTCGACATCGGCGTCGCCATCCTGTCGATGCACTCGGCGCGCGAGCTGTGCGGCAGCGAGGACCCGCACCTGCTGGCGAGCGCCCTGACGGCCTTCCTGGAGGGCTGA
- a CDS encoding acyl-CoA dehydrogenase, translated as MGHYKSNLRDIEFNLFEVLGRDAVYGTGPFAEMDVDTAKSVLSEIARLSENELADSFADTDRNPPVFDPDTNTAPVPDTFKKSYQAYMDAEWWRLGIPEEIGGTTAPRSLLWAFAETILGANPAIWMYASGPAFAGVLHEEGTEEQHKIAQLMVDKQWGSTMVLTEPDAGSDVGAGRTKATQQADGTWHIEGVKRFITSGEHDMSENIVHFVLARPEGAGPGTKGLSLFIVPKYDFDWETGELGERNGVYATNVEHKMGLKASNTCEMTFGANHPAKGWLLGEKHDGIRQMFKIIEFARMMVGTKAIATLSTGYLNALEYAKERVQGPDLAAFTDKTAPRVTITHHPDVRRALMTQKAYAEGMRALVLYTATVQDEIIAKEAAGEDASAATRLNDLLLPIVKGYGSEKSYEQLAQSLQTFGGSGYLQEYPIEQYIRDAKIDTLYEGTTAIQGQDFFFRKIVRDQGQALTALSEEIKKFLAEAVGGEELEAARGELATAAADLEAIVGAMLTDLAGTEKDVKSIYKVGLNTTRLLMASGDVVIGYLLLKGAAVASEKLAGASSKDKPFYEGKIAAAKFFAHNVLPGVSVQRGLAETVDQSLMELDEAAF; from the coding sequence ATGGGCCACTACAAGTCGAATCTCCGCGACATCGAGTTCAACCTCTTCGAGGTGCTCGGCCGCGACGCCGTGTACGGCACCGGACCGTTCGCGGAGATGGACGTCGACACCGCCAAGAGCGTGCTGAGCGAGATCGCCCGGCTCTCCGAGAACGAGCTGGCGGACTCCTTCGCGGACACCGACCGCAACCCGCCGGTCTTCGACCCGGACACCAACACCGCGCCGGTGCCCGACACCTTCAAGAAGAGCTACCAGGCGTACATGGACGCCGAGTGGTGGCGCCTGGGCATCCCGGAGGAGATCGGCGGCACCACCGCGCCGCGCTCCCTGCTGTGGGCCTTCGCCGAGACCATCCTGGGCGCCAACCCGGCCATCTGGATGTACGCCTCCGGCCCGGCCTTCGCGGGGGTGCTCCACGAGGAGGGCACCGAGGAGCAGCACAAGATCGCGCAGCTCATGGTGGACAAGCAGTGGGGCTCCACCATGGTGCTGACCGAGCCCGACGCGGGTTCGGACGTCGGCGCCGGCCGCACCAAGGCCACCCAGCAGGCGGACGGCACCTGGCACATCGAGGGCGTGAAGCGCTTCATCACCTCCGGTGAGCACGACATGTCCGAGAACATCGTGCACTTCGTGCTGGCGCGTCCCGAGGGCGCCGGTCCGGGCACCAAGGGCCTGTCGCTGTTCATCGTGCCGAAGTACGACTTCGACTGGGAGACCGGCGAGCTGGGCGAGCGCAACGGCGTCTACGCCACCAACGTCGAGCACAAGATGGGCCTGAAGGCGTCCAACACGTGCGAGATGACCTTCGGCGCCAACCACCCGGCCAAGGGCTGGCTGCTGGGCGAGAAGCACGACGGCATCCGCCAGATGTTCAAGATCATCGAGTTCGCGCGGATGATGGTCGGCACGAAGGCCATCGCCACCCTCTCCACCGGCTACCTCAACGCCCTGGAGTACGCCAAGGAGCGCGTGCAGGGCCCCGACCTGGCCGCCTTCACCGACAAGACCGCGCCGCGCGTCACCATCACCCACCACCCCGACGTACGCCGCGCGCTGATGACGCAGAAGGCGTACGCCGAGGGCATGCGCGCCCTGGTGCTCTACACCGCGACCGTCCAGGACGAGATCATCGCCAAGGAGGCCGCGGGCGAGGACGCCTCCGCCGCGACCCGCCTGAACGACCTGCTGCTGCCGATCGTCAAGGGCTACGGCTCGGAGAAGTCCTACGAGCAGCTCGCCCAGTCGCTGCAGACCTTCGGCGGCTCCGGGTACCTCCAGGAGTACCCGATCGAGCAGTACATCCGGGACGCCAAGATCGACACCCTCTACGAGGGCACCACCGCCATCCAGGGCCAGGACTTCTTCTTCCGGAAGATCGTCCGGGACCAGGGCCAGGCGCTGACCGCGCTCTCCGAGGAGATCAAGAAGTTCCTCGCGGAGGCCGTCGGCGGCGAGGAGCTGGAGGCGGCCCGCGGCGAGCTGGCCACCGCCGCCGCCGACCTGGAGGCGATCGTCGGCGCGATGCTGACCGACCTGGCCGGCACCGAGAAGGACGTGAAGTCCATCTACAAGGTGGGCCTGAACACCACCCGCCTGCTGATGGCCTCCGGCGACGTCGTCATCGGCTACCTGCTCCTGAAGGGCGCCGCGGTCGCGAGCGAGAAGCTGGCGGGTGCCTCCAGCAAGGACAAGCCGTTCTACGAGGGCAAGATCGCGGCGGCGAAGTTCTTCGCGCACAACGTGCTGCCGGGCGTGTCCGTGCAGCGTGGACTGGCCGAGACCGTCGACCAGTCGCTGATGGAGCTGGACGAGGCCGCGTTCTGA
- a CDS encoding SseB family protein, translated as MYGYDQNAGAGQQQYGAPPPQHPAPGGYGEQPLYPEPSPPSLADAVRAFTTGSMSAEDFQGIFSTSKVYCPRGDNPGFLALHNTQQPVIPMFTSLKELRRYAGKESKYFVITGAEVLDLLPTGYGFVLDMEGDHRMVFDAKSVEQMVDFAMRRMYG; from the coding sequence ATGTACGGCTACGACCAGAACGCGGGCGCCGGGCAGCAACAGTACGGTGCGCCCCCGCCGCAGCACCCGGCCCCCGGCGGCTACGGCGAGCAGCCCCTCTACCCCGAGCCGTCCCCGCCCTCCCTCGCCGACGCGGTGCGGGCCTTCACCACCGGCTCGATGTCGGCGGAGGACTTCCAGGGCATCTTCTCCACCTCCAAGGTCTACTGCCCGCGCGGCGACAACCCCGGGTTCCTGGCGCTGCACAACACGCAGCAGCCGGTCATCCCGATGTTCACCTCGCTCAAGGAGCTGCGCCGGTACGCGGGCAAGGAGTCCAAGTACTTCGTGATCACCGGCGCCGAGGTCCTGGACCTGCTCCCCACCGGCTACGGCTTCGTCCTGGACATGGAGGGCGACCACCGGATGGTCTTCGACGCCAAGTCGGTGGAGCAGATGGTCGACTTCGCGATGCGCCGGATGTACGGCTGA
- a CDS encoding pirin family protein has translation MPAVTVENPLTLPRVAAPADARPRAVLAVSTAPGGFEGEGFPVRRAFAGIDYTHLDPFIMMDQMGEVEYAPGEPKGTPWHPHRGFETVTYLIDGSFIHRDSHGGGGVINDGDTQWMTAGSGLLHIEAPPEELVMTGGLFHGLQLWVNLPKKDKMMAPRYQDIGGGQVKLLTSADGGALLRLIAGDIAGHEGPGITHTPITMMHVSVSPGAEVTIPWRSDFNALAYGLAGRGTAGPLGRPFRTGQTVVFGPGGDSLTIRADATQESRSPNLEVVLLGGQPIREPMMHYGPFVMNTHAELAQAFEDFQAGRLGTVPAEGH, from the coding sequence ATGCCCGCAGTGACCGTAGAGAATCCGCTGACCCTGCCCCGAGTGGCGGCGCCCGCCGACGCCCGGCCGCGGGCCGTGCTCGCGGTGTCCACCGCGCCCGGCGGGTTCGAGGGGGAGGGCTTTCCGGTGCGCCGTGCCTTCGCCGGCATCGACTACACGCACCTGGACCCGTTCATCATGATGGACCAGATGGGCGAGGTGGAGTACGCGCCGGGCGAGCCCAAGGGCACCCCCTGGCACCCGCACCGCGGCTTCGAGACCGTCACGTACCTGATCGACGGCAGCTTCATCCACCGTGACTCGCACGGCGGCGGTGGCGTCATCAACGACGGCGACACCCAGTGGATGACGGCGGGCTCCGGCCTGCTGCACATCGAGGCGCCGCCGGAGGAGCTGGTCATGACCGGCGGGCTCTTCCACGGCCTCCAGCTCTGGGTGAACCTGCCCAAGAAGGACAAGATGATGGCGCCGCGCTACCAGGACATCGGTGGCGGCCAGGTGAAGCTGCTGACCTCGGCGGACGGCGGCGCGCTGCTGCGGCTGATCGCGGGCGACATCGCCGGTCATGAAGGGCCGGGGATCACCCACACCCCGATCACGATGATGCACGTCTCGGTCAGCCCCGGCGCCGAGGTGACCATCCCGTGGCGCTCGGACTTCAACGCGCTGGCGTACGGGCTGGCCGGCCGCGGCACCGCGGGCCCGCTCGGGCGGCCGTTCCGTACCGGGCAGACCGTCGTGTTCGGGCCCGGCGGCGACTCGCTCACCATCCGGGCGGACGCCACACAGGAGTCCCGCAGCCCCAACCTGGAGGTCGTGCTGCTCGGCGGGCAGCCGATCCGCGAGCCGATGATGCACTACGGCCCGTTCGTCATGAACACCCACGCCGAACTGGCCCAGGCCTTCGAGGACTTCCAGGCCGGGCGGCTGGGGACGGTGCCGGCCGAAGGCCACTGA